The Cardiocondyla obscurior isolate alpha-2009 linkage group LG22, Cobs3.1, whole genome shotgun sequence DNA window TATATTAACTTGTTCAAGAGTGATTGACATCCCGGTTCGATCTTTTGCACTTTTGCAGCTGGTGAATCTCAAACCGCGCATTCTTCGGCATATTTGCGAAGACAATTGTAAgatttctacatttttattgacCCTTTCTTGCACACACGTCTTTAAGTTAATCATCATATCCGATAATGTGTGGCCCAAAACTGACCTACTAGcgactgaaataaaaagaatatattatctttctaaaatctattaaaagtatttaaacgACATAGTTTAATGGgcacttaaaaaattagatataattcaatatttcatagattatattaaagtttaataaaaaaaatttattaaattttataataaacttaattAGTTTTATACTTACAACGCGTAGATGTAGGTTCCGTTGGTAGATTCAGTTTTTTAAACCTCAAATAATATTCATTCAATCTATCATAATTGTCcatattacttttttcttgTGGTTTCGTGGTGCCGAGACTCTCAGCTAGAGAAGCCATCTCGTTAATACCGACGTTGAAGAACACCGGGGTCACATTGAACGATAATGTTTGTCTCGAGGAGGGCACTAATGGCAAGAGAGAGTAAATCGCATCCGGAACCGGAAGTATCACCGTTAACGCACTCCGCGATCCTACTACGCGTGGCAGAGGCAGTTGGAACGCGTTAGACTTTCCTTCCACTCTGCAAGAATAgcataaatgttaaaaaaaaaaaaactttttttaatatacttaactcaacaaaaaagaaaaaaaagaaaagaaaaacgtgaCAAATAAAACTATCGTTTACCTAGGTTGAATTCCGCATCTGGACAGAGTAAATGTGACGGTATGCGTATCTTCGACCGCCACAGCCATATCGCCCCACATATCTATCTCATCACCGTAATAACTAAGAAGGCCTTCGAAGGAAACCAATGGTCCCAGTGTTGTAAGAATTAGGAGAAACATTGGGTCGGGCCGTTGGCACCATAGTTTCGCCATTATGCCAGTTACTAAAGCAGTTAGCTGaaatttcacatttatttttaaatgttttaatacatttctaaAGTggagtaatataatataaaaacgtttACCGCTTGACTGAAGCAAACGTCTCGTCTATACCGAACGTTGCACACGCGCTGTGCTGTTTTTGAATCTTCCTGAACGCGAAATACAGAATGCGTTAGTCTGGCAGTTTTTAGCAGACCGTCCATGGCTTGCCGCAGTTTCTTCATGCTCGGCCTGAGTTCGCTCGTCCAATCGACGATCGACGCAAAGTCTAGGCCCTCAGTAAATTTGTTTCTCTGTcctgaattatttttgatcACGCGCGTCATCGAATCGACTGCTTGGCACACTTCATTGGAAGATGAGTTATGATAAGTATCGATTATCCCTAATAATGCATCATGTTGCAAATTTTACTACGTTTTTACATAAAGCAGCAGCACAATTTAGTAAAGCTATTTTCTTACCTTCCTTTGCCTTAGAGAACGCCGGTTTCTCCATTCCCGGACTGGACTGTTGTCGCTCATTCGACTCGTCCAGCAATTTGTTCGATTCATCGCATTTGATTCCATTTTTCGGCTGAATTGTGACGACTTCAACGTTATGTCGATGGTTCGGTAGACAACCCTTTAAACTCTGCGATCTACTCATACTACTTTTATTACGCAATCGTACAGCTGGACTACTGCATCTACCACAGAGAAATTTCACCTTTGATACGAGACACATAACACTCGCCTCAATATTCAACTGAGTGAGATCCCATGGCTCCGGTTCATCCGTTGGCTTGTAATAATTCGCGGATGGTGAATTACACATTTTTTGAGTGTCTAAAAAACGCTTGCACGGATCGGTGTCGTTTTTCAAATCTTCTTTCTCGTCATCATAACCTTCTTTCTTGTCGTTGTCATAATTTCGCTGTATATTCTGATCAATTTCTCCTTCTATCTGTTTAGGATCGTCCTCAACGTCcggaaatattacaaaattctcTTCCGCAATATCGTTCTCGCcagtattattattagacgCCTCATTTCTCGAATATGCTATGGATGCATATTCGCCATTTCTAATGCCGTTCTTCGTCCAGATGTCTTGCACGCATTCGGGAGTGTCAGGTGTAACAAAATCGTCAAAATCGGGactttttaaatcaaaattcaGCTGTTGCGTGATTCGTTTAAATGGTGACAACGattgattaattttgaaatctAATGTCAAAGTATCATCCGAAGAAGAGGTCGTAGTCGAGTTGTCCTGGACTTTTGCAACTTTGTATTCttctaaaaatgttaaagcCTCTTCTACTAAACCAGGATCCCACAGACTAAGTAAAATCCTGGTCTTTGTAATCATATCTTCGCATATCGGTAGCATACCACTTGTTTGCTTTTCCTTGGCGAGTTTCATTAAAGATCTCATTGCTTCTACGACATCTCGACGTAATTGTTTGATCGCTTGGATCGCGTCATGCGCCATCGTAATTTTTGATGTTCCCTGATATAGTTGGTTACTTCGCATAGGCGACTCTTTCAGTGCCTGCACCAATCTacaaacaaaaaacaatattgtctaaaatttcaattatattttatataatttaattattatttaggtaaaaaaaaacagtaccTTATGAGTCCACCGTTTTTGCTTTTATGGGAATGAGCGGTAAACGCTCCTACGCTAATAAAGTCGTAAAATCCGCACTTGTTCAACGTGTCGTTGTGAACCCACATTCGTTGAAGATGTAAATTTAAAGGCGCAAATTCGAGAGTACGGTCGTTCTTTCGCGAAGACTGCTTGAAATAACTCCCTGAAATGTGAATAactatattaaaacattaaacttCTAGAAACAATTCACTTTTTTCATcaattcattaaatatatataaatataaatatattaatatatttgatgcTTACCTTTATAGGCGGCTAAGTTTTCTTTGGCTTGAGAATACAAATGTAATAAGTGGAGATGGCGATCAAGTAATTCAACTTGCTTCGTATGCCAAGGCTCTCTCAATTCTCCCATTCCAGCAACTTCTTGCagcaattctttttcttcctgtaTCCAAATACCCCTGCAATTTTTTCTATGTTATTTTACTTCGCTTTTTTGTTATCTCTAACGTAAGATAATATTCACTTACAGTAAATGTTGTGGGAATTGGAAACAGAGTTTGCTCTCCGCCATAATCTCATGTACACATATATCACCTCCTAATCCGGAGTGGAATCTATAAGTTT harbors:
- the LOC139111007 gene encoding inositol polyphosphate-4-phosphatase type I A isoform X4; the encoded protein is MRFNKQELLTLATQPSQKFEKEGILYVRERQEGFFRRTESTGKKPENKNQKGRSHKSLRDLNCVTAGASKVSLERWCRLRGNLLFYFKSREQWSEPLGVIILEQCTVRVEASSSHVPYGFSIVFDGGLFQQLGANTTEERDSWLQALQLASYECMRSQLLSLRQRIEAFSGHKHDTDIQMLRLQRGTFTDPAEVPMCEISLACDNLLCDGHGRPPTPVLEIDVQSKSSKTWIKYARTEVVERSSNPNFLTTVSFRASDGLTTETKIRITAYDVRERVSQTATPIGSAIVTFSTVQDTPRLRIPLKSAKTTTVGFLTINVWNLEAEDKGNSTESTPSRNAVYSSNNQQQLPSHRRSQSLPPRLGTKIKFPHQGQLKLLFANPFVQTYRFHSGLGGDICVHEIMAESKLCFQFPQHLLGIWIQEEKELLQEVAGMGELREPWHTKQVELLDRHLHLLHLYSQAKENLAAYKVIHISGSYFKQSSRKNDRTLEFAPLNLHLQRMWVHNDTLNKCGFYDFISVGAFTAHSHKSKNGGLIRLVQALKESPMRSNQLYQGTSKITMAHDAIQAIKQLRRDVVEAMRSLMKLAKEKQTSGMLPICEDMITKTRILLSLWDPGLVEEALTFLEEYKVAKVQDNSTTTSSSDDTLTLDFKINQSLSPFKRITQQLNFDLKSPDFDDFVTPDTPECVQDIWTKNGIRNGEYASIAYSRNEASNNNTGENDIAEENFVIFPDVEDDPKQIEGEIDQNIQRNYDNDKKEGYDDEKEDLKNDTDPCKRFLDTQKMCNSPSANYYKPTDEPEPWDLTQLNIEASVMCLVSKVKFLCGRCSSPAVRLRNKSSMSRSQSLKGCLPNHRHNVEVVTIQPKNGIKCDESNKLLDESNERQQSSPGMEKPAFSKAKEGIIDTYHNSSSNEVCQAVDSMTRVIKNNSGQRNKFTEGLDFASIVDWTSELRPSMKKLRQAMDGLLKTARLTHSVFRVQEDSKTAQRVCNVRYRRDVCFSQALTALVTGIMAKLWCQRPDPMFLLILTTLGPLVSFEGLLSYYGDEIDMWGDMAVAVEDTHTVTFTLSRCGIQPRVEGKSNAFQLPLPRVVGSRSALTVILPVPDAIYSLLPLVPSSRQTLSFNVTPVFFNVGINEMASLAESLGTTKPQEKSNMDNYDRLNEYYLRFKKLNLPTEPTSTRFASRSVLGHTLSDMMINLKTCVQERVNKNVEILQLSSQICRRMRGLRFTSCKSAKDRTGMSITLEQVNILSSEYHLAEHEYMRALDCMRSEGCRRENTWKNIGVRKYAFNSLQILTLPRLYRPPTGTYGSAQT
- the LOC139111007 gene encoding inositol polyphosphate-4-phosphatase type I A isoform X3 gives rise to the protein MRFNKQELLTLATQPSQKFEKEGILYVRERQEGFFRRTEKYRCGGCVQLVQFSGTGKKPENKNQKGRSHKSLRDLNCVTAGASKVSLERWCRLRGNLLFYFKSREQWSEPLGVIILEQCTVRVEASSSHVPYGFSIVFDGGLFQQLGANTTEERDSWLQALQLASYECMRSQLLSLRQRIEAFSGHKHDTDIQMLRLQRGTFTDPAEVPMCEISLACDNLLCDGHGRPPTPVLEIDVQSKSSKTWIKYARTEVVERSSNPNFLTTVSFRASDGLTTETKIRITAYDVRERVSQTATPIGSAIVTFSTVQDTPRLRIPLKSAKTTTVGFLTINVWNLEAEDKGNSTESTPSRNAVYSSNNQQQLPSHRRSQSLPPRLGTKIKFPHQGQLKLLFANPFVQTYRFHSGLGGDICVHEIMAESKLCFQFPQHLLGIWIQEEKELLQEVAGMGELREPWHTKQVELLDRHLHLLHLYSQAKENLAAYKVIHISGSYFKQSSRKNDRTLEFAPLNLHLQRMWVHNDTLNKCGFYDFISVGAFTAHSHKSKNGGLIRLVQALKESPMRSNQLYQGTSKITMAHDAIQAIKQLRRDVVEAMRSLMKLAKEKQTSGMLPICEDMITKTRILLSLWDPGLVEEALTFLEEYKVAKVQDNSTTTSSSDDTLTLDFKINQSLSPFKRITQQLNFDLKSPDFDDFVTPDTPECVQDIWTKNGIRNGEYASIAYSRNEASNNNTGENDIAEENFVIFPDVEDDPKQIEGEIDQNIQRNYDNDKKEGYDDEKEDLKNDTDPCKRFLDTQKMCNSPSANYYKPTDEPEPWDLTQLNIEASVMCLVSKVKFLCGRCSSPAVRLRNKSSMSRSQSLKGCLPNHRHNVEVVTIQPKNGIKCDESNKLLDESNERQQSSPGMEKPAFSKAKEVCQAVDSMTRVIKNNSGQRNKFTEGLDFASIVDWTSELRPSMKKLRQAMDGLLKTARLTHSVFRVQEDSKTAQRVCNVRYRRDVCFSQALTALVTGIMAKLWCQRPDPMFLLILTTLGPLVSFEGLLSYYGDEIDMWGDMAVAVEDTHTVTFTLSRCGIQPRVEGKSNAFQLPLPRVVGSRSALTVILPVPDAIYSLLPLVPSSRQTLSFNVTPVFFNVGINEMASLAESLGTTKPQEKSNMDNYDRLNEYYLRFKKLNLPTEPTSTRFASRSVLGHTLSDMMINLKTCVQERVNKNVEILQLSSQICRRMRGLRFTSCKSAKDRTGMSITLEQVNILSSEYHLAEHEYMRALDCMRSEGCRRENTWKNIGVRKYAFNSLQILTLPRLYRPPTGTYGSAQT
- the LOC139111007 gene encoding inositol polyphosphate-4-phosphatase type I A isoform X1: MRFNKQELLTLATQPSQKFEKEGILYVRERQEGFFRRTEKYRCGGCVQLVQFSGTGKKPENKNQKGRSHKSLRDLNCVTAGASKVSLERWCRLRGNLLFYFKSREQWSEPLGVIILEQCTVRVEASSSHVPYGFSIVFDGGLFQQLGANTTEERDSWLQALQLASYECMRSQLLSLRQRIEAFSGHKHDTDIQMLRLQRGTFTDPAEVPMCEISLACDNLLCDGHGRPPTPVLEIDVQSKSSKTWIKYARTEVVERSSNPNFLTTVSFRASDGLTTETKIRITAYDVRERVSQTATPIGSAIVTFSTVQDTPRLRIPLKSAKTTTVGFLTINVWNLEAEDKGNSTESTPSRNAVYSSNNQQQLPSHRRSQSLPPRLGTKIKFPHQGQLKLLFANPFVQTYRFHSGLGGDICVHEIMAESKLCFQFPQHLLGIWIQEEKELLQEVAGMGELREPWHTKQVELLDRHLHLLHLYSQAKENLAAYKVIHISGSYFKQSSRKNDRTLEFAPLNLHLQRMWVHNDTLNKCGFYDFISVGAFTAHSHKSKNGGLIRLVQALKESPMRSNQLYQGTSKITMAHDAIQAIKQLRRDVVEAMRSLMKLAKEKQTSGMLPICEDMITKTRILLSLWDPGLVEEALTFLEEYKVAKVQDNSTTTSSSDDTLTLDFKINQSLSPFKRITQQLNFDLKSPDFDDFVTPDTPECVQDIWTKNGIRNGEYASIAYSRNEASNNNTGENDIAEENFVIFPDVEDDPKQIEGEIDQNIQRNYDNDKKEGYDDEKEDLKNDTDPCKRFLDTQKMCNSPSANYYKPTDEPEPWDLTQLNIEASVMCLVSKVKFLCGRCSSPAVRLRNKSSMSRSQSLKGCLPNHRHNVEVVTIQPKNGIKCDESNKLLDESNERQQSSPGMEKPAFSKAKEGIIDTYHNSSSNEVCQAVDSMTRVIKNNSGQRNKFTEGLDFASIVDWTSELRPSMKKLRQAMDGLLKTARLTHSVFRVQEDSKTAQRVCNVRYRRDVCFSQALTALVTGIMAKLWCQRPDPMFLLILTTLGPLVSFEGLLSYYGDEIDMWGDMAVAVEDTHTVTFTLSRCGIQPRVEGKSNAFQLPLPRVVGSRSALTVILPVPDAIYSLLPLVPSSRQTLSFNVTPVFFNVGINEMASLAESLGTTKPQEKSNMDNYDRLNEYYLRFKKLNLPTEPTSTRFASRSVLGHTLSDMMINLKTCVQERVNKNVEILQLSSQICRRMRGLRFTSCKSAKDRTGMSITLEQVNILSSEYHLAEHEYMRALDCMRSEGCRRENTWKNIGVRKYAFNSLQILTLPRLYRPPTGTYGSAQT
- the LOC139111007 gene encoding inositol polyphosphate-4-phosphatase type I A isoform X7, producing the protein MRFNKQELLTLATQPSQKFEKEGILYVRERQEGFFRRTEISLERWCRLRGNLLFYFKSREQWSEPLGVIILEQCTVRVEASSSHVPYGFSIVFDGGLFQQLGANTTEERDSWLQALQLASYECMRSQLLSLRQRIEAFSGHKHDTDIQMLRLQRGTFTDPAEVPMCEISLACDNLLCDGHGRPPTPVLEIDVQSKSSKTWIKYARTEVVERSSNPNFLTTVSFRASDGLTTETKIRITAYDVRERVSQTATPIGSAIVTFSTVQDTPRLRIPLKSAKTTTVGFLTINVWNLEAEDKGNSTESTPSRNAVYSSNNQQQLPSHRRSQSLPPRLGTKIKFPHQGQLKLLFANPFVQTYRFHSGLGGDICVHEIMAESKLCFQFPQHLLGIWIQEEKELLQEVAGMGELREPWHTKQVELLDRHLHLLHLYSQAKENLAAYKVIHISGSYFKQSSRKNDRTLEFAPLNLHLQRMWVHNDTLNKCGFYDFISVGAFTAHSHKSKNGGLIRLVQALKESPMRSNQLYQGTSKITMAHDAIQAIKQLRRDVVEAMRSLMKLAKEKQTSGMLPICEDMITKTRILLSLWDPGLVEEALTFLEEYKVAKVQDNSTTTSSSDDTLTLDFKINQSLSPFKRITQQLNFDLKSPDFDDFVTPDTPECVQDIWTKNGIRNGEYASIAYSRNEASNNNTGENDIAEENFVIFPDVEDDPKQIEGEIDQNIQRNYDNDKKEGYDDEKEDLKNDTDPCKRFLDTQKMCNSPSANYYKPTDEPEPWDLTQLNIEASVMCLVSKVKFLCGRCSSPAVRLRNKSSMSRSQSLKGCLPNHRHNVEVVTIQPKNGIKCDESNKLLDESNERQQSSPGMEKPAFSKAKEGIIDTYHNSSSNEVCQAVDSMTRVIKNNSGQRNKFTEGLDFASIVDWTSELRPSMKKLRQAMDGLLKTARLTHSVFRVQEDSKTAQRVCNVRYRRDVCFSQALTALVTGIMAKLWCQRPDPMFLLILTTLGPLVSFEGLLSYYGDEIDMWGDMAVAVEDTHTVTFTLSRCGIQPRVEGKSNAFQLPLPRVVGSRSALTVILPVPDAIYSLLPLVPSSRQTLSFNVTPVFFNVGINEMASLAESLGTTKPQEKSNMDNYDRLNEYYLRFKKLNLPTEPTSTRFASRSVLGHTLSDMMINLKTCVQERVNKNVEILQLSSQICRRMRGLRFTSCKSAKDRTGMSITLEQVNILSSEYHLAEHEYMRALDCMRSEGCRRENTWKNIGVRKYAFNSLQILTLPRLYRPPTGTYGSAQT
- the LOC139111007 gene encoding inositol polyphosphate-4-phosphatase type I A isoform X2: MRFNKQELLTLATQPSQKFEKEGILYVRERQEGFFRRTEKYRCGGCVQLVQFSGTGKKPENKNQKGRSHKSLRDLNCVTAGASKVSLERWCRLRGNLLFYFKSREQWSEPLGVIILEQCTVRVEASSSHVPYGFSIVFDGGLFQQLGANTTEERDSWLQALQLASYECMRSQLLSLRQRIEAFSGHKHDTDIQMLRLQRGTFTDPAEVPMCEISLACDNLLCDGHGRPPTPVLEIDVQSKSSKTWIKYARTEVVERSSNPNFLTTVSFRASDGLTTETKIRITAYDVRERVSQTATPIGSAIVTFSTVQDTPRLRIPLKSAKTTTVGFLTINVWNLEAEDKGNSTESTPSRNAVYSSNNQQQLPSHRRSQSLPPRLGTKIKFPHQGQLKLLFANPFVQTYRFHSGLGGDICVHEIMAESKLCFQFPQHLLGIWIQEEKELLQEVAGMGELREPWHTKQVELLDRHLHLLHLYSQAKENLAAYKGSYFKQSSRKNDRTLEFAPLNLHLQRMWVHNDTLNKCGFYDFISVGAFTAHSHKSKNGGLIRLVQALKESPMRSNQLYQGTSKITMAHDAIQAIKQLRRDVVEAMRSLMKLAKEKQTSGMLPICEDMITKTRILLSLWDPGLVEEALTFLEEYKVAKVQDNSTTTSSSDDTLTLDFKINQSLSPFKRITQQLNFDLKSPDFDDFVTPDTPECVQDIWTKNGIRNGEYASIAYSRNEASNNNTGENDIAEENFVIFPDVEDDPKQIEGEIDQNIQRNYDNDKKEGYDDEKEDLKNDTDPCKRFLDTQKMCNSPSANYYKPTDEPEPWDLTQLNIEASVMCLVSKVKFLCGRCSSPAVRLRNKSSMSRSQSLKGCLPNHRHNVEVVTIQPKNGIKCDESNKLLDESNERQQSSPGMEKPAFSKAKEGIIDTYHNSSSNEVCQAVDSMTRVIKNNSGQRNKFTEGLDFASIVDWTSELRPSMKKLRQAMDGLLKTARLTHSVFRVQEDSKTAQRVCNVRYRRDVCFSQALTALVTGIMAKLWCQRPDPMFLLILTTLGPLVSFEGLLSYYGDEIDMWGDMAVAVEDTHTVTFTLSRCGIQPRVEGKSNAFQLPLPRVVGSRSALTVILPVPDAIYSLLPLVPSSRQTLSFNVTPVFFNVGINEMASLAESLGTTKPQEKSNMDNYDRLNEYYLRFKKLNLPTEPTSTRFASRSVLGHTLSDMMINLKTCVQERVNKNVEILQLSSQICRRMRGLRFTSCKSAKDRTGMSITLEQVNILSSEYHLAEHEYMRALDCMRSEGCRRENTWKNIGVRKYAFNSLQILTLPRLYRPPTGTYGSAQT
- the LOC139111007 gene encoding inositol polyphosphate-4-phosphatase type I A isoform X8, coding for MRFNKQELLTLATQPSQKFEKEGILYVRERQEGFFRRTEISLERWCRLRGNLLFYFKSREQWSEPLGVIILEQCTVRVEASSSHVPYGFSIVFDGGLFQQLGANTTEERDSWLQALQLASYECMRSQLLSLRQRIEAFSGHKHDTDIQMLRLQRGTFTDPAEVPMCEISLACDNLLCDGHGRPPTPVLEIDVQSKSSKTWIKYARTEVVERSSNPNFLTTVSFRASDGLTTETKIRITAYDVRERVSQTATPIGSAIVTFSTVQDTPRLRIPLKSAKTTTVGFLTINVWNLEAEDKGNSTESTPSRNAVYSSNNQQQLPSHRRSQSLPPRLGTKIKFPHQGQLKLLFANPFVQTYRFHSGLGGDICVHEIMAESKLCFQFPQHLLGIWIQEEKELLQEVAGMGELREPWHTKQVELLDRHLHLLHLYSQAKENLAAYKGSYFKQSSRKNDRTLEFAPLNLHLQRMWVHNDTLNKCGFYDFISVGAFTAHSHKSKNGGLIRLVQALKESPMRSNQLYQGTSKITMAHDAIQAIKQLRRDVVEAMRSLMKLAKEKQTSGMLPICEDMITKTRILLSLWDPGLVEEALTFLEEYKVAKVQDNSTTTSSSDDTLTLDFKINQSLSPFKRITQQLNFDLKSPDFDDFVTPDTPECVQDIWTKNGIRNGEYASIAYSRNEASNNNTGENDIAEENFVIFPDVEDDPKQIEGEIDQNIQRNYDNDKKEGYDDEKEDLKNDTDPCKRFLDTQKMCNSPSANYYKPTDEPEPWDLTQLNIEASVMCLVSKVKFLCGRCSSPAVRLRNKSSMSRSQSLKGCLPNHRHNVEVVTIQPKNGIKCDESNKLLDESNERQQSSPGMEKPAFSKAKEGIIDTYHNSSSNEVCQAVDSMTRVIKNNSGQRNKFTEGLDFASIVDWTSELRPSMKKLRQAMDGLLKTARLTHSVFRVQEDSKTAQRVCNVRYRRDVCFSQALTALVTGIMAKLWCQRPDPMFLLILTTLGPLVSFEGLLSYYGDEIDMWGDMAVAVEDTHTVTFTLSRCGIQPRVEGKSNAFQLPLPRVVGSRSALTVILPVPDAIYSLLPLVPSSRQTLSFNVTPVFFNVGINEMASLAESLGTTKPQEKSNMDNYDRLNEYYLRFKKLNLPTEPTSTRFASRSVLGHTLSDMMINLKTCVQERVNKNVEILQLSSQICRRMRGLRFTSCKSAKDRTGMSITLEQVNILSSEYHLAEHEYMRALDCMRSEGCRRENTWKNIGVRKYAFNSLQILTLPRLYRPPTGTYGSAQT
- the LOC139111007 gene encoding inositol polyphosphate-4-phosphatase type I A isoform X6 — protein: MRFNKQELLTLATQPSQKFEKEGILYVRERQEGFFRRTESTGKKPENKNQKGRSHKSLRDLNCVTAGASKVSLERWCRLRGNLLFYFKSREQWSEPLGVIILEQCTVRVEASSSHVPYGFSIVFDGGLFQQLGANTTEERDSWLQALQLASYECMRSQLLSLRQRIEAFSGHKHDTDIQMLRLQRGTFTDPAEVPMCEISLACDNLLCDGHGRPPTPVLEIDVQSKSSKTWIKYARTEVVERSSNPNFLTTVSFRASDGLTTETKIRITAYDVRERVSQTATPIGSAIVTFSTVQDTPRLRIPLKSAKTTTVGFLTINVWNLEAEDKGNSTESTPSRNAVYSSNNQQQLPSHRRSQSLPPRLGTKIKFPHQGQLKLLFANPFVQTYRFHSGLGGDICVHEIMAESKLCFQFPQHLLGIWIQEEKELLQEVAGMGELREPWHTKQVELLDRHLHLLHLYSQAKENLAAYKGSYFKQSSRKNDRTLEFAPLNLHLQRMWVHNDTLNKCGFYDFISVGAFTAHSHKSKNGGLIRLVQALKESPMRSNQLYQGTSKITMAHDAIQAIKQLRRDVVEAMRSLMKLAKEKQTSGMLPICEDMITKTRILLSLWDPGLVEEALTFLEEYKVAKVQDNSTTTSSSDDTLTLDFKINQSLSPFKRITQQLNFDLKSPDFDDFVTPDTPECVQDIWTKNGIRNGEYASIAYSRNEASNNNTGENDIAEENFVIFPDVEDDPKQIEGEIDQNIQRNYDNDKKEGYDDEKEDLKNDTDPCKRFLDTQKMCNSPSANYYKPTDEPEPWDLTQLNIEASVMCLVSKVKFLCGRCSSPAVRLRNKSSMSRSQSLKGCLPNHRHNVEVVTIQPKNGIKCDESNKLLDESNERQQSSPGMEKPAFSKAKEVCQAVDSMTRVIKNNSGQRNKFTEGLDFASIVDWTSELRPSMKKLRQAMDGLLKTARLTHSVFRVQEDSKTAQRVCNVRYRRDVCFSQALTALVTGIMAKLWCQRPDPMFLLILTTLGPLVSFEGLLSYYGDEIDMWGDMAVAVEDTHTVTFTLSRCGIQPRVEGKSNAFQLPLPRVVGSRSALTVILPVPDAIYSLLPLVPSSRQTLSFNVTPVFFNVGINEMASLAESLGTTKPQEKSNMDNYDRLNEYYLRFKKLNLPTEPTSTRFASRSVLGHTLSDMMINLKTCVQERVNKNVEILQLSSQICRRMRGLRFTSCKSAKDRTGMSITLEQVNILSSEYHLAEHEYMRALDCMRSEGCRRENTWKNIGVRKYAFNSLQILTLPRLYRPPTGTYGSAQT
- the LOC139111007 gene encoding inositol polyphosphate-4-phosphatase type I A isoform X5, translated to MRFNKQELLTLATQPSQKFEKEGILYVRERQEGFFRRTESTGKKPENKNQKGRSHKSLRDLNCVTAGASKVSLERWCRLRGNLLFYFKSREQWSEPLGVIILEQCTVRVEASSSHVPYGFSIVFDGGLFQQLGANTTEERDSWLQALQLASYECMRSQLLSLRQRIEAFSGHKHDTDIQMLRLQRGTFTDPAEVPMCEISLACDNLLCDGHGRPPTPVLEIDVQSKSSKTWIKYARTEVVERSSNPNFLTTVSFRASDGLTTETKIRITAYDVRERVSQTATPIGSAIVTFSTVQDTPRLRIPLKSAKTTTVGFLTINVWNLEAEDKGNSTESTPSRNAVYSSNNQQQLPSHRRSQSLPPRLGTKIKFPHQGQLKLLFANPFVQTYRFHSGLGGDICVHEIMAESKLCFQFPQHLLGIWIQEEKELLQEVAGMGELREPWHTKQVELLDRHLHLLHLYSQAKENLAAYKGSYFKQSSRKNDRTLEFAPLNLHLQRMWVHNDTLNKCGFYDFISVGAFTAHSHKSKNGGLIRLVQALKESPMRSNQLYQGTSKITMAHDAIQAIKQLRRDVVEAMRSLMKLAKEKQTSGMLPICEDMITKTRILLSLWDPGLVEEALTFLEEYKVAKVQDNSTTTSSSDDTLTLDFKINQSLSPFKRITQQLNFDLKSPDFDDFVTPDTPECVQDIWTKNGIRNGEYASIAYSRNEASNNNTGENDIAEENFVIFPDVEDDPKQIEGEIDQNIQRNYDNDKKEGYDDEKEDLKNDTDPCKRFLDTQKMCNSPSANYYKPTDEPEPWDLTQLNIEASVMCLVSKVKFLCGRCSSPAVRLRNKSSMSRSQSLKGCLPNHRHNVEVVTIQPKNGIKCDESNKLLDESNERQQSSPGMEKPAFSKAKEGIIDTYHNSSSNEVCQAVDSMTRVIKNNSGQRNKFTEGLDFASIVDWTSELRPSMKKLRQAMDGLLKTARLTHSVFRVQEDSKTAQRVCNVRYRRDVCFSQALTALVTGIMAKLWCQRPDPMFLLILTTLGPLVSFEGLLSYYGDEIDMWGDMAVAVEDTHTVTFTLSRCGIQPRVEGKSNAFQLPLPRVVGSRSALTVILPVPDAIYSLLPLVPSSRQTLSFNVTPVFFNVGINEMASLAESLGTTKPQEKSNMDNYDRLNEYYLRFKKLNLPTEPTSTRFASRSVLGHTLSDMMINLKTCVQERVNKNVEILQLSSQICRRMRGLRFTSCKSAKDRTGMSITLEQVNILSSEYHLAEHEYMRALDCMRSEGCRRENTWKNIGVRKYAFNSLQILTLPRLYRPPTGTYGSAQT